From the Selenomonas sp. oral taxon 920 genome, the window CTTCTTCAAGGATGAGGGGATTGTTACCTATGTTTCTGTAACCGATCAGGAAGCCCTTGCGGCGTTCCAGCGTCTCTCGCGCATCGAGGGCATCATCCCCGCGCTCGAGAGCTCGCACGCGCTTGCCTATCTCGAAAAACTCATGCCCGAGACGAAGGCGGGCGAGAATGTCGTCGTCTGTCTCTCGGGACGCGGCGATAAGGATGTGCAGATGGTCGCAAAGGAGCTGGGGGAGGAGATCGTATGAGCAAGCGGTTGGATGAAAAACTTGCAAAGCTCCGTGCCGAGGGGCGTAAGGGGCTTTATATCTACGTGACTGCAGGATGCCCGAGCGCGGAGACAACCGTGGACATCGTGCGCCGTGCCGAGGAGGCAGGCGCAGACGTGATCGAACTCGGACTGCCGTTCTCCGATCCAATGGCGGACGGTCCCGTTATTCAGGAGGCAAGTGTCATTGCGCTGAAGAACGGCATGACCATGAAAAAAGCGCTCGCGGTCGTCAAGGAGATTCGGAAGCACTCAGAGATTCCGCTCATCGGCATGGGCTACATCAACATGGTGCAGCACTACGGCTTCGAGAAATTCGTTGAGGATTTCAAGACGGCGGGCATGGACGGCGTGATCTTCCCTGACGTGCCGCATGAGGAGTCCGAGGACATGCGCCGCATCTGTGCTGCGCATGAATTCACACTCACGGAGTTCATTACGCCCGGCACGACCGAAGAGCGCATGCAGGAGACATGCAAAGATGCGCGCGGCTTTATTTACTGCATCTCGAACTATGGCGTCACGGGCGTCAAAGAGATCGACTACTCCATCATCGGAGATGTCTGCAAGGCCGCGCGTCGTTATACGGATGTACCGCTCGCCATCGGCTTCGGCATCGGTACGCCCGAGGCTGCAGCGCGCGCGGGCAAGCAGGCGGACGGTGTCATCGTCGGCAGTGCTGTCGTCAAGCGCATCATCGACGGCGACATTGACGGCGGCATTCAGCTGATTGCCGCTATGCGCAAAGCACTCGATGCGTAAATCAACCCAAAAGCTCACCTGCCATCGGGCGGGTGAGCTTTTGTTCTTGTTTTGAAAGGAATGGGAGCATGAAATACTTACTTGATACAGCAAACCTTGATGAGATTCGAGAGCTCTCCGAATATCTGTCTATTGCAGGTGTGACGAGCAACCCCACCATCGTGAAGAAGGAAGGTGCAGTTCCGTTCTTCGCACATATGCGTGAGATTCGCACAATCATCGGCAGCCTGCGCCCGCTGCATATCCAGGTGACGGCACGAGACTACGACGGAATGATGCGCGATGCGGAAGCCATATTCCGACACGTGGATGAGAAGGTCTATATCAAAGTCCCCGTTGACTTCGCGGGTGTGAAGGTCATCAAAGCGCTCAAGCGCCAGGGGGCAAACGTAACAGCAACGGCGGTCTACGGAATGGACCAGGCATTTATCGCGCTCGAGGCGGGCGCAGACTGCATCGCGCCGTATTTTAACCGTATGGAAGCACTCGGTGTGGACGCAGCGAATGTCATCGGCAACATTGCTGGCATCATCAATCACTACGGCTATGAGACGGAGATTCTCGCCGCGAGCTTCAAACAGCCCGCTCAGATCGACCGCGCCATCCTTGCAGGCGCGCATTCCGTCACGGTCAGTCCAAGCGTCCTGCGCGAGATCTTTGCTAAGAAGGTTGTAACAGATGCCATTCAGTCATTTGCGGATGATTGGTCAGATCTCTATGGAGGTAGGATGTTGGCCGAGCTGGATGGATGATATAGAGACCGCATTTTAGATTTACTCCCTTGAATGTCTTACACGACATATAAGGGAGTATTTTTTATAAATATTAGATAAAAGTGAAATAAATAGACAGGAGATTTAGAATATATATAGAAATATATAGGCGGAGTGTGATAGAGATGAAACAGTATCTTGCTCATATCCGACGCGACGGATCAGCGAAGCAGACCATGCGTGCCCATCTCCTGCGCGTGGGCGACCTTATGGCGACATATGCAGCAGGTATCGGTCTGTCATCGATGGCGCGCCTCATCGGCATACTCCATGATCTCGGTAAGTGTACGGCGGAGTTTGCAGAGTATCTTGACTGGTGCCGCAAGAATCCTGGGAATTACAGCCGTGCAGGTGATGTGGATCACTCGACGGCGGGCGGACAGTTGCTGTTGGTACAGTATGGAAGAAAGAATGCAGATTATAGGTTTGTTGCAGAAATCGCATCGCTTGTGATTTTTTCACATCATACTGGCTTACTGAATTATTATGGACAAGATGGAAAAGATGAATCTTCTGATTTTCTTCGCCGTAACGATAAGGCGGATATACTCTCTCGGGTCGATCTCAAATATTTTTTCAGTGAAGTGATTGCGGAGGAAGAACTTAATGGAATATTTGAACAGTCGATTTATGAGATTGCCGATTTGGATGCGAAAATTGCGCGTGCCGTACATTGCCCGGATGACGAGATGAATGAAGCATATTGTTTTTACTGGGGCATGGTACACAAACTCCTGCTTAGTATGCTGGTTGACGCAGATCGCTTGGACAGCGCGGAATTTGAGCTGGATAGACCACTGACAGATAAATGGGAAACTGCTGAGATATGGGCGGATTTCTCTGATAAATTGGAGTGTAAACTTGCGGGTTTTTCTCTGCCGAAGGAACCAAAAGCAAAGAAGATTGCACAGCTGCGCAAAAAAATCAGCGATGATTGTTTGAAAGCTGCGGAGGAGGAACCGGGAATTTTCAGGCTTTGTGTTCCCACGGGCGGAGGGAAAACGCTGGCAAGCATGCGTTTTGCCCTACAGCATGCACAGAGATATCAAAAGAAACGAATCATTGTCGTCATACCCTACACCTCGATCATCGACCAGAACGTCAAAGAAATTCGCGATATTTTCCGCGTGGATGAAGCAATTCTGGAGCATCATTCCAATGTCATTACCGAGGCGGACGGAGAAGACACTGAGAGTATGGACTGGCGCCGTATCCTGACAGAACGATGGGATGTGCCCATCATCTTTACAACACAGGTGCAGTTTCTCAACACACTTTTTGCTGGCGGGAACAGTTCCATTCGCAGGATGAATTCTCTGCAGGACAGCATTGTAATCTTTGACGAGATACAGACTCTTCCTGTACGATGTACTTTTCTTTTCAATGCAGCTATGAATTTTCTTAAAGATTTCTGCCGCATTACAGCGGTTCTGTGTACGGCAACCCAGCCACCTTTGGAGAAGCTAGATGTTTCAATCAATCTCAGTGACAACGCAGCCATGACCTCGGATATTGAAAAGACATTTGAAGGATTCGAAAGGGTAGATGTTGAAAATTGTTATCGTTATGGCGGGTGGTCTGCGGAGGAGATTGCCTCAGAAATCTGCAAAAGCGTGGAAGAAATCGGGGATGTACTCTGTATTGTGAATCTCACGAAAAAAGCGAAGGAAATCTATCAGGCTGTTTCGGAAAAGATACAGCTTTCAGATAAAGAGATACAAATTGTGCACCTTAGCACGAAGATGTGCTCGGCACATCGTAAAGCAACCTTAAAAGAACTTCGAAGGGCGCTTGCTGAGCGTAAAAATCATCCGGAGAAAAGACTTGTTTGCATCAGTACACAGCTGATTGAAGCGGGGGTTGATGTGTCTTTTCCCGTGGTTTATCGTGCTCTAGCAGGATTCTCCTCCATCGCGCAGGCTGCAGGGCGGTGTAATCGGCACGGGGAAATGGAGAAGGGGATAGTTCGGGTTTTTGAATGTGCCGATGAAAATCTTGATCACTTGAAAGACATTCGTCACGGGAAAAATATTGCCCGCGTTATGCTTTATGATCGAGCGGCAAATACAATTTTAAGTCCCTCAGTCATGCAGGAGTACTTTCGCAGGTTTTATGCTGGGCGTACTGGGAAAGAAATGCGCTATCCTCTAAATACTCAAAATACAATATTTGACTTATTAAGCGCTAATAGCGCAGGCGTGCAGGCTCGTATGGGACGCGGGGATAGGATCGATTCTTATTTTAGGCAGGCATTTCGGGATGCGGGGCGTGCCTTTATCGTCATTGATTCACATACCGAAGCCGTACTTGTTCCCTATGCGGGAGGGAAAGATATGATTGTCGCGTTTGATGACAGGATTTTCGACAGGAAATCAATCGGAAAGCAGATGAAATCAGCGCAGCAATATATGGTTAACCTCTTTTCGTATGAGATAAAAGAACTCGAAGGACTTGGTGCAGTCTGGCGGACGGAGAGCGGGGTGATGGCACTGCGCGAGGAATACTACAATGAGGCATTCGGTGTGCAGACGGAGGAGCAGGGGAATACTTACTGCTCCATTTAAGGAGGTGAATTTATGAGGAATTCGATTGAGTTTCAGGTATATGGGAGGATGGCGCTCTTTACCGATCCGATCACGAAGATTGGTGGCGAGCGTTCCTCCTATTCTGTGCCGACGTATCAGGCGCTGAAGGGGATTATCGAAAGCATCTACTGGAAACCCACAATATATTGGGTGGTTGACGAGGTGCGTGTCATGAATCGAATCACAACGCAGTCGCGTGGTGTGAAGCCGATGAAGTATAGCGGTGGTCGCAACGAACTCTCCATCTATACATATCTGAGTGATGTGTGCTATCAGGTGCGTGCGCATTTCGAGTTCAATCTGCATCGAAAGGAGCTGGCAGCGGACAGGGATGAGCATAAGCATCACAATATCGCAAAGAGGATGGTGGAGCGCGGCGGACGGCGCGACATCTTCCTCGGCACGCGCGAGTGTCAGGGCTATGTCGAGCCTGTGACCTATGGAGAGGGGGCAGGGTACTATGACTCTGCGGGCGAGATGCCGCTCGGCACGATGTTTCATGGATTTAACTATGCCGATGAAACGGGTGGAAATATGCTACAGGTGCGCCTTTGGCAGCCGGTAATGGAAGACGGTGTGATTCGTTTCCCGCGCCCGGAGGAATGCCGTCTTGTGCGCGACATTCGCAAGGTGAAGAGCAAGCTCTTCGATAAGAACAGCGTTACCTTTGCT encodes:
- the trpA gene encoding tryptophan synthase subunit alpha yields the protein MSKRLDEKLAKLRAEGRKGLYIYVTAGCPSAETTVDIVRRAEEAGADVIELGLPFSDPMADGPVIQEASVIALKNGMTMKKALAVVKEIRKHSEIPLIGMGYINMVQHYGFEKFVEDFKTAGMDGVIFPDVPHEESEDMRRICAAHEFTLTEFITPGTTEERMQETCKDARGFIYCISNYGVTGVKEIDYSIIGDVCKAARRYTDVPLAIGFGIGTPEAAARAGKQADGVIVGSAVVKRIIDGDIDGGIQLIAAMRKALDA
- a CDS encoding fructose-6-phosphate aldolase, producing the protein MKYLLDTANLDEIRELSEYLSIAGVTSNPTIVKKEGAVPFFAHMREIRTIIGSLRPLHIQVTARDYDGMMRDAEAIFRHVDEKVYIKVPVDFAGVKVIKALKRQGANVTATAVYGMDQAFIALEAGADCIAPYFNRMEALGVDAANVIGNIAGIINHYGYETEILAASFKQPAQIDRAILAGAHSVTVSPSVLREIFAKKVVTDAIQSFADDWSDLYGGRMLAELDG
- a CDS encoding CRISPR-associated helicase/endonuclease Cas3 — protein: MKQYLAHIRRDGSAKQTMRAHLLRVGDLMATYAAGIGLSSMARLIGILHDLGKCTAEFAEYLDWCRKNPGNYSRAGDVDHSTAGGQLLLVQYGRKNADYRFVAEIASLVIFSHHTGLLNYYGQDGKDESSDFLRRNDKADILSRVDLKYFFSEVIAEEELNGIFEQSIYEIADLDAKIARAVHCPDDEMNEAYCFYWGMVHKLLLSMLVDADRLDSAEFELDRPLTDKWETAEIWADFSDKLECKLAGFSLPKEPKAKKIAQLRKKISDDCLKAAEEEPGIFRLCVPTGGGKTLASMRFALQHAQRYQKKRIIVVIPYTSIIDQNVKEIRDIFRVDEAILEHHSNVITEADGEDTESMDWRRILTERWDVPIIFTTQVQFLNTLFAGGNSSIRRMNSLQDSIVIFDEIQTLPVRCTFLFNAAMNFLKDFCRITAVLCTATQPPLEKLDVSINLSDNAAMTSDIEKTFEGFERVDVENCYRYGGWSAEEIASEICKSVEEIGDVLCIVNLTKKAKEIYQAVSEKIQLSDKEIQIVHLSTKMCSAHRKATLKELRRALAERKNHPEKRLVCISTQLIEAGVDVSFPVVYRALAGFSSIAQAAGRCNRHGEMEKGIVRVFECADENLDHLKDIRHGKNIARVMLYDRAANTILSPSVMQEYFRRFYAGRTGKEMRYPLNTQNTIFDLLSANSAGVQARMGRGDRIDSYFRQAFRDAGRAFIVIDSHTEAVLVPYAGGKDMIVAFDDRIFDRKSIGKQMKSAQQYMVNLFSYEIKELEGLGAVWRTESGVMALREEYYNEAFGVQTEEQGNTYCSI
- the cas5c gene encoding type I-C CRISPR-associated protein Cas5c — translated: MRNSIEFQVYGRMALFTDPITKIGGERSSYSVPTYQALKGIIESIYWKPTIYWVVDEVRVMNRITTQSRGVKPMKYSGGRNELSIYTYLSDVCYQVRAHFEFNLHRKELAADRDEHKHHNIAKRMVERGGRRDIFLGTRECQGYVEPVTYGEGAGYYDSAGEMPLGTMFHGFNYADETGGNMLQVRLWQPVMEDGVIRFPRPEECRLVRDIRKVKSKLFDKNSVTFAADEWEELEGGRL